Proteins encoded by one window of Planifilum fulgidum:
- the dxs gene encoding 1-deoxy-D-xylulose-5-phosphate synthase, with the protein MLLEKINSPEQLKQLPVEELPRLAEEIRRFLIESLSVTGGHLSSNLGVVELTLALHYFFDSPRDKILWDVGHQAYTHKILTGRREAFPTLRQYQGLSGFPKREESEHDVWETGHSSTSLSAAMGMAAARDLKGEDYKVIAVIGDGALTGGMALEALNHIGNEKKDIIVVLNDNEMSISPNVGALHNYLGRLRTHRHYHKVKKDVELLLKKIPTVGEPFARALERVKDSLKYLVVSGVLFEKLGFTYLGPVDGHKIDELMECLRQASQTPGPVLVHAVTVKGKGYKPAEEDSVTYHGPGPYKIESGAFIKKPAKGPNYAKVFGDALVRLAERDPRIVAITPAMLEGSKLTGFAERFPDRCFDVGIAEQHAATFAAGLATQGMKPVLAIYSTFLQRAYDQVIHDIARQNLNVVLAVDRAGLVGADGETHQGVFDIAFLRCVPNMVVMMPKDENELQHMLYTALQYDEGPVAVRFPRGNGLGVPMDEEFRALPIGRAEVIREGSDIALLAFGNMVPLAERAAEQMVREGFSPRVINARFAKPLDEALLLQIAEEGIPVLTLEEGSLIGGFGSAVLEFYAEQGFHDMVVERLAIPDRFIEHGSVEQLRREIGLTVEQIVQKGCSMMPRKRRRA; encoded by the coding sequence GTGCTCCTCGAAAAAATTAATTCTCCGGAACAGTTGAAACAATTGCCCGTGGAAGAGCTGCCCCGGTTGGCGGAGGAGATTCGCCGTTTCTTGATCGAAAGTCTCTCGGTGACGGGCGGTCACCTTTCTTCCAACCTGGGAGTGGTGGAGCTCACCCTTGCGCTTCACTATTTCTTCGACAGCCCGCGTGACAAAATTCTTTGGGATGTGGGGCATCAGGCGTATACGCACAAGATTCTCACCGGCCGCCGGGAGGCTTTTCCCACGCTGAGGCAGTATCAAGGCTTGTCCGGATTTCCCAAAAGGGAGGAGAGCGAGCACGACGTCTGGGAGACCGGTCACAGCAGCACCTCCCTCTCCGCCGCCATGGGGATGGCTGCGGCCCGCGATCTGAAGGGGGAGGATTACAAGGTGATCGCTGTGATCGGGGACGGGGCCTTGACGGGCGGCATGGCCCTGGAGGCGCTCAACCACATCGGCAACGAGAAGAAGGATATCATTGTTGTGCTGAACGACAACGAGATGTCCATCTCCCCCAACGTGGGCGCTTTGCACAACTATTTGGGACGCCTGCGCACCCACAGGCATTATCACAAAGTGAAAAAAGACGTGGAGCTTTTGCTGAAGAAAATTCCCACGGTGGGGGAACCCTTTGCCCGCGCTCTGGAGAGGGTGAAGGACAGTCTCAAATATTTGGTGGTTTCCGGAGTGCTGTTTGAAAAATTGGGATTCACTTATCTCGGACCCGTGGACGGGCACAAGATCGACGAATTGATGGAATGCCTCCGGCAGGCCTCCCAAACGCCGGGACCGGTGCTGGTCCATGCGGTCACCGTCAAGGGGAAGGGTTACAAACCGGCGGAGGAGGATTCGGTGACCTACCACGGTCCGGGCCCCTACAAAATCGAATCCGGGGCGTTTATCAAGAAACCCGCAAAGGGACCCAATTACGCCAAGGTGTTCGGTGATGCGCTGGTCCGCCTGGCCGAACGGGACCCGCGAATCGTGGCCATCACTCCCGCCATGTTGGAAGGTTCCAAATTGACCGGTTTCGCCGAGCGGTTCCCGGATCGCTGTTTCGACGTGGGCATCGCCGAGCAACATGCCGCCACCTTTGCGGCGGGGCTCGCCACCCAGGGAATGAAGCCGGTGCTGGCCATCTATTCCACCTTTTTGCAGCGGGCCTATGATCAGGTGATCCACGACATCGCCCGTCAAAATCTGAACGTGGTTCTCGCGGTGGACCGGGCGGGTCTGGTGGGGGCCGACGGAGAAACGCACCAGGGCGTGTTCGATATAGCCTTTTTGCGCTGCGTCCCCAACATGGTGGTGATGATGCCGAAGGACGAAAACGAGCTGCAGCACATGTTGTACACCGCCCTTCAATATGACGAGGGCCCCGTCGCCGTTCGCTTCCCGCGGGGCAACGGACTTGGCGTGCCGATGGACGAGGAATTCAGGGCCCTTCCCATCGGACGGGCCGAAGTGATCCGGGAAGGGAGCGACATCGCCCTGCTCGCCTTCGGCAACATGGTTCCGCTGGCGGAACGGGCGGCGGAGCAGATGGTCCGGGAAGGCTTTTCGCCGCGGGTGATCAATGCCCGTTTCGCAAAGCCCCTGGATGAAGCCCTCCTCCTTCAGATCGCCGAGGAAGGCATTCCGGTGCTGACCCTGGAGGAAGGAAGCCTGATCGGCGGGTTCGGCAGCGCCGTGCTGGAGTTTTACGCGGAGCAGGGATTCCATGACATGGTCGTGGAGCGCCTGGCCATTCCGGACCGGTTCATCGAACACGGAAGCGTGGAACAGCTCCGGAGGGAGATCGGGCTGACGGTGGAACAAATTGTGCAAAAGGGGTGCAGCATGATGCCCCGGAAGCGCAGAAGGGCATAA
- a CDS encoding TlyA family RNA methyltransferase: protein MAKERLDVLLVKRGYAPSREQARRTIMAGLVRVGGERADKPGVRVPVDASIEVEGPLHPYVSRGGLKLEEALRVFSIDLTGRVVIDIGASTGGFTDCALQKGARIVYAVDVGYGQLAWKLRQDPRVVVMERTNFRHFRPEDLKGERPDVGTVDVSFISLAHILPPLARLLSPPGEVVALVKPQFEAGKEQVGKGGIVRDPAVHRRVLMDHLDVAAQSGFRVLGLTPSPIAGGEGNIEFLSHLILASSPRPAVSAEDVERVVEAAHRRISK from the coding sequence TTGGCCAAGGAACGGCTGGATGTGTTGCTGGTCAAAAGGGGTTATGCTCCGAGCAGGGAACAGGCGCGCCGCACGATCATGGCGGGATTGGTCCGGGTCGGCGGGGAACGGGCGGACAAACCCGGCGTCCGCGTCCCGGTGGATGCGTCGATAGAGGTGGAAGGGCCGCTCCATCCCTACGTCAGCCGGGGCGGGCTGAAACTGGAGGAGGCGCTCCGAGTCTTCTCGATCGATTTGACCGGCCGGGTGGTGATCGACATCGGCGCATCCACCGGGGGGTTCACCGACTGCGCCCTGCAAAAGGGAGCGAGGATCGTCTACGCCGTCGATGTGGGCTACGGCCAATTGGCCTGGAAACTGCGTCAGGACCCCCGGGTCGTGGTCATGGAACGGACCAATTTCCGCCATTTTCGGCCGGAGGATTTGAAAGGAGAGCGGCCGGACGTGGGAACCGTCGATGTTTCCTTCATTTCCCTCGCCCATATATTGCCGCCCCTTGCCCGCCTTCTCTCCCCGCCCGGGGAGGTGGTCGCCCTGGTCAAGCCCCAATTTGAAGCGGGGAAGGAGCAGGTGGGAAAAGGGGGAATCGTCCGGGACCCCGCCGTCCATCGAAGGGTGCTGATGGATCACCTGGATGTGGCGGCGCAGTCGGGTTTTCGGGTGCTGGGCCTCACTCCTTCGCCGATTGCCGGCGGTGAGGGCAACATCGAGTTTTTGAGCCATTTGATCCTGGCGTCCTCTCCGCGGCCGGCTGTCTCCGCTGAAGACGTGGAACGGGTGGTGGAGGCGGCGCACCGGCGCATTTCCAAATGA
- a CDS encoding NAD(+)/NADH kinase has protein sequence MNRIGISVNKGKPKARVVARQLVWLIEERGAEVYLEPDIAAEMDRPELGLPLDQFPDRVDIVFVLGGDGTLLGIARRFAKSRVPILGFNLGHLGFLSEAEPDSLSSAVERVLAGDYIIEERMMLDAEVIRDGRVMETSVALNDVGIAKGSFSRMITCTVFMDGAYLGTYSGDGLIVSTPTGSTAYSLSCGGPIVWPGLQTLLLTPICPHSLTARPMVLPPDGILEIRVSSTHRDMGLTIDGQLGYRLEVDDIIRVSRSRSVTSLIKWKERTFFEVVRKKLQGNGGEDGWEDKK, from the coding sequence TTGAACCGAATCGGGATTTCCGTCAACAAAGGAAAGCCGAAAGCGCGGGTGGTGGCGCGCCAGCTGGTGTGGCTGATCGAAGAGCGGGGGGCGGAGGTTTATCTGGAACCGGACATCGCCGCGGAGATGGACCGCCCCGAGCTGGGCCTTCCCCTCGATCAGTTTCCCGACCGGGTCGATATCGTCTTCGTTCTCGGCGGTGACGGGACGCTTCTGGGGATCGCCCGGCGCTTCGCAAAGTCCCGGGTCCCCATCCTGGGCTTCAATCTGGGCCATCTCGGGTTTCTGTCGGAGGCGGAGCCGGACAGTCTCTCCAGCGCCGTGGAACGGGTGTTGGCCGGCGATTACATCATCGAGGAACGGATGATGCTCGATGCCGAGGTGATTCGCGACGGCCGCGTGATGGAAACCAGCGTTGCCTTAAACGACGTGGGCATTGCCAAGGGTTCCTTCAGCCGGATGATCACCTGCACGGTGTTTATGGACGGCGCCTATTTGGGCACGTACTCGGGCGACGGATTGATCGTGTCCACCCCCACGGGTTCCACGGCCTATTCCCTTTCCTGCGGGGGGCCCATCGTGTGGCCGGGGCTTCAAACACTTCTCCTCACACCGATTTGTCCCCACTCTTTGACGGCCCGTCCGATGGTCCTGCCGCCCGACGGGATTTTGGAAATCCGCGTCAGTTCCACGCATCGGGACATGGGATTGACCATTGACGGGCAACTGGGTTACCGGTTGGAAGTGGACGACATCATCCGCGTAAGCCGCTCCAGATCCGTGACCTCCTTGATCAAGTGGAAGGAGCGAACCTTTTTTGAAGTGGTGCGAAAAAAGCTTCAGGGCAATGGCGGTGAGGACGGCTGGGAGGACAAAAAATGA
- the ahrC gene encoding transcriptional regulator AhrC/ArgR — MMKAQRHIKIREIIANKDIETQEELVEELKKAGYNVTQATVSRDIKELHLVKVPTNDGRYKYSLPADHRFNPLQKLKRMLTESFVGIEKSENLIVMKTLPGNANAVGALIDNLDWPEIIGTIAGDDTILIICRDREKVPEIVNRFIDLL, encoded by the coding sequence ATGATGAAGGCGCAACGACACATCAAAATCCGTGAAATCATTGCCAACAAGGATATCGAGACCCAGGAAGAGCTGGTGGAGGAACTGAAAAAAGCCGGCTACAATGTCACCCAGGCCACCGTTTCCCGGGACATCAAGGAACTTCACCTGGTCAAGGTGCCCACCAATGACGGCCGGTACAAATATTCCCTTCCCGCGGACCATCGATTTAATCCCTTGCAAAAGCTGAAGCGGATGCTGACGGAGTCCTTCGTGGGCATCGAAAAGAGCGAAAACCTGATCGTCATGAAGACCTTGCCGGGAAACGCCAACGCGGTGGGCGCGCTCATCGACAACCTGGATTGGCCGGAGATCATCGGAACGATCGCCGGAGACGACACCATATTGATCATTTGCCGGGACCGGGAAAAGGTTCCCGAAATCGTCAACCGATTCATCGACTTGCTGTAA